The following proteins come from a genomic window of Fusibacter sp. A1:
- a CDS encoding carbohydrate ABC transporter permease, whose translation MNKPKINRSPFSLSKALFHLFLWGYAFVSLYPLIWMLFYSFKNNDEIFVSNPFGFPTTLRFENYIKAWSQYNVPQYFLNSVIVAVGTVVITISFALLFSYATSRMRWKGKEVIRIYVALGMFIPVQAVLIPVARTVNQLGFMGSHLALIIPYSAFNLSFATMVFYAFFVGLPVELEEAACIDGATIFQTFFHIMVPTVKPAIWTLVIFTFLNSWNEFILANVLVIDQKLKTLPLGILFFQGQFTTDWGAMGATMVIASLPTILLYIFFSNQVEKALTVGGAVKG comes from the coding sequence ATGAACAAACCTAAAATAAACCGTAGCCCGTTTTCCTTAAGCAAGGCGTTATTCCATCTATTTCTTTGGGGATACGCGTTTGTGTCGCTGTATCCTCTTATTTGGATGCTCTTTTACAGTTTTAAAAACAACGATGAGATCTTTGTCAGCAATCCATTCGGATTTCCAACGACCCTTCGGTTTGAAAATTATATCAAGGCATGGTCTCAGTACAATGTACCCCAGTACTTTCTAAACAGTGTGATCGTCGCTGTTGGAACGGTCGTCATCACGATAAGCTTTGCGCTGCTTTTTTCTTATGCGACCAGTCGGATGAGATGGAAGGGTAAGGAAGTGATCAGAATCTATGTGGCTCTTGGCATGTTCATCCCGGTTCAAGCCGTGCTGATACCCGTTGCAAGAACTGTGAACCAGCTTGGCTTTATGGGATCGCATTTAGCGCTCATCATACCGTATTCAGCATTTAATCTGTCTTTTGCAACCATGGTCTTCTACGCCTTTTTTGTAGGACTGCCGGTTGAACTCGAAGAAGCGGCCTGCATAGACGGAGCAACTATTTTTCAGACTTTCTTTCACATCATGGTGCCGACGGTCAAACCTGCCATCTGGACTCTTGTGATCTTCACCTTCCTCAATTCATGGAACGAGTTCATCTTGGCCAATGTCCTGGTCATCGATCAGAAGCTCAAGACCCTTCCGCTGGGAATCTTATTCTTCCAAGGGCAGTTTACAACCGATTGGGGTGCGATGGGAGCGACCATGGTCATAGCAAGTCTGCCGACGATTCTTTTATACATCTTCTTCAGCAATCAGGTGGAAAAAGCACTTACAGTCGGTGGTGCCGTAAAGGGGTAG
- a CDS encoding carbohydrate ABC transporter permease — protein MKKYFGNRWAVALFTMPALILFTVMVFYPIVQVFYRSFYDWNGLSSGIFIGFDNFIRLFDDKVFKIANLNGFKFALVITMFQLTMATVLALAVSTIKFKGKNFFRIVYFIPVVLSVTVVCQLWLSIYNADTGLLNRFFEAVGLDFRQNWLVDRHNAIYAIAIVNAWQWMGYQFALILAGIKSIPTSYYEAARIDGAGVVKAHLKITIPLLAETFKFCLVISVTGGIKAFTEMFIMSGGGPGNSTYTLTYMMYSSAFRSGEFGYGLAAAAVLVLECLMAILVINWIFKTEKAVEGA, from the coding sequence GTGAAGAAGTATTTTGGCAACAGATGGGCGGTCGCATTATTCACCATGCCAGCGCTTATTTTATTCACCGTGATGGTTTTTTACCCCATCGTCCAGGTGTTCTACAGAAGTTTTTATGATTGGAACGGTCTTTCATCCGGGATCTTTATCGGATTTGACAATTTTATCAGATTGTTCGATGACAAGGTCTTTAAGATAGCGAATCTCAACGGATTTAAGTTCGCCCTAGTCATCACCATGTTTCAGCTTACCATGGCGACCGTGCTCGCACTTGCGGTTTCGACGATCAAGTTCAAGGGCAAGAACTTTTTCAGAATCGTCTATTTCATTCCTGTCGTACTATCGGTGACGGTGGTCTGTCAGTTGTGGCTGTCGATCTACAATGCGGATACCGGTCTACTCAACAGGTTTTTCGAAGCCGTCGGACTAGACTTCAGGCAAAACTGGCTTGTGGACAGGCACAACGCGATTTATGCGATAGCGATAGTCAACGCATGGCAGTGGATGGGATATCAGTTCGCGCTGATACTTGCAGGAATCAAGTCGATACCGACTTCCTACTATGAAGCAGCTCGCATCGACGGTGCAGGTGTTGTCAAAGCCCACCTTAAAATAACCATACCGCTTTTGGCGGAAACCTTTAAATTTTGTCTGGTGATTTCTGTTACTGGAGGAATCAAGGCCTTTACAGAAATGTTCATCATGTCAGGCGGAGGCCCGGGAAACTCGACCTATACGCTGACCTACATGATGTATTCATCCGCTTTTAGAAGCGGAGAATTCGGTTATGGCCTTGCTGCTGCGGCTGTGCTTGTACTCGAATGTCTGATGGCCATACTCGTGATCAATTGGATCTTTAAAACAGAAAAAGCAGTGGAGGGAGCATGA
- a CDS encoding ABC transporter substrate-binding protein yields the protein MKRVLALVVSMMLIVGMMAGCSTKEEPSAPAVADKEAETVAVKEEPKAENITLRIYAQYSDDDTIIPFDYAVAELAKAYPNVTLELDIQAQDDGQKLQTYAATGNLPDIFQVGLSQIETFKESGNIMILDDAAKSSGYLDKAHPSASNIIYNEDGHIYAFPYAGNELVMWYYNKAIFEEYGVKVPETYEELLTAIEVFNANDIIPMSIFAKEKWITTALYDVFATRFAPEGIVSLDKGKSSASDEAYTMAAQTLKDLLAVGFLPEGATNLNYDQAASLFYEGKAAMFLNGQWEMEASTEKLGENADWMWYPVMPGYEENAKALSGGGAPGGYAVSPHSENKELAAEVAAFISEKYCEAKYTKRSNPILALKIDESLQPEKPFPAMMAKLSEEMSTITSTTKFAWGLSNPQFKVAIEDQSQFLLTPDYTVAEFVEEIDKTIERMNK from the coding sequence ATGAAGCGTGTTTTAGCACTTGTAGTATCAATGATGCTGATAGTAGGCATGATGGCCGGTTGTTCGACAAAAGAAGAACCTTCGGCGCCTGCTGTGGCAGATAAAGAGGCAGAAACAGTAGCAGTAAAAGAAGAACCAAAAGCTGAGAATATCACACTTAGAATTTACGCGCAGTATTCCGATGATGATACGATCATCCCATTCGATTATGCGGTAGCAGAACTAGCGAAAGCTTATCCGAATGTGACGCTTGAACTTGATATCCAGGCTCAGGACGACGGTCAAAAGCTACAGACGTATGCTGCGACAGGAAACTTACCGGATATCTTTCAAGTAGGTCTTTCGCAAATCGAGACATTTAAGGAGTCAGGCAATATCATGATTCTTGATGATGCTGCCAAAAGCAGTGGCTATCTGGATAAGGCACATCCTAGCGCGAGCAATATCATCTATAACGAAGACGGCCATATTTATGCCTTTCCTTATGCGGGCAACGAACTAGTGATGTGGTACTACAATAAGGCGATTTTTGAAGAATACGGTGTGAAAGTTCCTGAAACCTATGAAGAACTTTTGACAGCGATTGAAGTGTTCAATGCGAACGATATCATTCCAATGTCGATCTTTGCAAAAGAAAAATGGATTACAACCGCACTTTACGACGTATTTGCTACAAGATTCGCTCCTGAGGGAATCGTAAGTCTTGACAAGGGAAAAAGCAGTGCATCCGATGAGGCATACACCATGGCGGCACAAACCCTTAAAGACTTGCTTGCTGTAGGATTCTTACCAGAAGGTGCTACCAATCTCAACTACGACCAGGCGGCCTCTCTATTCTACGAAGGAAAAGCTGCGATGTTCTTAAACGGACAATGGGAGATGGAAGCATCCACTGAAAAATTAGGCGAAAATGCCGACTGGATGTGGTATCCGGTTATGCCTGGCTATGAAGAGAACGCAAAAGCCTTATCAGGTGGTGGTGCACCAGGCGGATACGCGGTAAGCCCGCATTCTGAAAATAAGGAACTGGCTGCAGAAGTTGCCGCTTTCATTTCTGAGAAATATTGTGAAGCAAAATATACAAAACGTTCAAATCCGATTTTAGCGCTTAAGATCGACGAAAGCTTACAGCCTGAGAAACCTTTCCCGGCGATGATGGCAAAATTGTCAGAAGAGATGAGCACCATCACTTCAACTACAAAATTCGCGTGGGGACTTTCGAATCCTCAGTTTAAAGTAGCGATTGAAGACCAATCTCAATTCCTGCTAACTCCTGATTATACGGTGGCGGAATTTGTTGAAGAAATCGACAAGACAATCGAGCGAATGAATAAGTAA
- a CDS encoding response regulator encodes MLKVMIVDDMPVFLDYLKQTIDWPSYGFELVCEANNGADALNLAIKHKPDIVLSDINMPYMNGLDFTEALKEQLPLTSVVLITGHSEFEYARKAVRLGVSDYIVKPFEKEELIVTLLSLQQYHEHGAKGVPKKDDVYIKREHYFRSLIYGKHVKESDDALLPVVSQWVHKSKKFRVVAIAIESGLGSDVDFDREMSWKQSVGTIIEDLIDEGDRRFSFTDYDGRMLVMACLNETPDEEVDIDDFKRVVDIIETRLNLNVSIGIGGIHSGLDGIVTSYEESVSALNHKSKVGRGHGVNYINDEYVSRSKKIADDVKGYILREYQDPFFNMSDMSKELLVNQTYLRSMFKSETGMTISDYVLKLRMEKAKEMIALKDSKLSTIAQRVGYVDAGYFSKCFKRFYGKSPSDFRN; translated from the coding sequence ATGCTTAAGGTCATGATAGTGGATGACATGCCTGTATTTTTAGATTATTTGAAACAGACCATCGACTGGCCGTCTTATGGCTTTGAACTTGTCTGTGAAGCAAACAATGGTGCCGATGCCTTGAATCTGGCGATCAAACATAAGCCCGATATCGTCCTGTCTGACATCAACATGCCCTATATGAACGGCCTCGATTTTACTGAAGCGTTAAAGGAACAGCTCCCCTTGACATCGGTGGTGCTGATCACAGGCCATAGCGAGTTCGAGTATGCCAGAAAAGCCGTAAGGTTAGGGGTATCGGATTATATCGTCAAGCCGTTTGAAAAGGAAGAGCTGATCGTCACACTTTTGTCCTTGCAGCAATACCATGAACATGGTGCAAAGGGCGTACCTAAAAAAGATGATGTGTATATCAAGCGCGAGCATTATTTTAGAAGCCTGATCTACGGCAAGCATGTAAAAGAGAGTGACGACGCCCTGCTTCCTGTCGTTAGCCAGTGGGTGCATAAGAGTAAGAAGTTCAGGGTGGTGGCGATAGCCATCGAATCAGGCCTTGGCTCAGATGTGGATTTTGATAGGGAAATGTCGTGGAAACAATCTGTCGGTACCATTATCGAAGACCTGATCGACGAAGGGGACAGAAGATTCAGCTTTACCGACTACGATGGAAGGATGCTTGTCATGGCCTGTCTTAATGAGACTCCTGATGAAGAAGTGGATATCGATGATTTTAAACGGGTGGTGGATATCATCGAGACTCGACTGAACCTGAATGTCTCGATTGGTATAGGTGGAATACATTCAGGACTTGACGGCATCGTCACCTCTTATGAGGAATCGGTGAGCGCGCTTAACCATAAGTCAAAGGTCGGTAGGGGACACGGCGTCAATTACATCAATGATGAATATGTCAGCAGATCGAAAAAAATCGCGGATGATGTGAAAGGCTATATCCTCAGGGAATACCAGGATCCTTTTTTCAATATGTCGGATATGTCTAAGGAGCTGCTGGTCAATCAAACTTACCTAAGAAGCATGTTCAAATCGGAAACAGGAATGACGATTTCCGATTATGTGCTGAAACTGAGGATGGAAAAAGCGAAAGAGATGATAGCGTTGAAGGACAGTAAATTGAGTACGATCGCACAGCGTGTAGGCTATGTGGACGCAGGCTATTTCAGTAAATGCTTTAAGCGTTTTTACGGAAAATCACCAAGTGATTTCAGAAACTAA